From Acidovorax sp. FHTAMBA, one genomic window encodes:
- a CDS encoding sulfonate ABC transporter substrate-binding protein has product MNELNRFSLQRRHLLAASAASAAAGAISSAWAQAPGAARVLRVGHQKGWLSILKGRGTLEKRLAPLGVKVTWTEFNAGPVQLEALNVGSIDFGDVGEAPPIFAQAAGAPLVYAGATVPRPALEAVIVPSGSPIRSVADLKGKRVAYNKGSNVQYFLVKLLEKNGLKYGDVQSIFLAPADARAAFERGAIDAWIIWDPFLAAAQKQLDARLLVDATGVVNNRAYYFTSRDFATRNADVLRIAIEEVNAIDTWASKNKDAAAAELSAVLGLDKSITDLYLSRARFGTAPVTREILAEQQAIADTFFDLKLIPKKLNLLHAAPVDLL; this is encoded by the coding sequence ATGAACGAACTGAACCGCTTCTCCCTGCAACGCCGCCACCTGCTGGCCGCCAGTGCTGCCTCCGCCGCCGCTGGGGCGATTTCCTCCGCCTGGGCCCAGGCCCCTGGCGCGGCCCGCGTGCTGCGCGTGGGCCACCAAAAGGGCTGGCTCTCCATCCTGAAGGGCCGTGGCACCCTCGAAAAGCGCCTGGCCCCGCTGGGTGTAAAGGTGACCTGGACCGAGTTCAATGCAGGCCCCGTTCAGCTGGAAGCGCTCAACGTCGGCTCCATCGACTTCGGCGACGTGGGCGAAGCCCCGCCCATCTTTGCGCAGGCCGCTGGTGCCCCGCTGGTCTACGCCGGTGCCACAGTGCCGCGCCCCGCATTGGAGGCCGTGATCGTTCCCAGCGGTTCGCCGATTCGCAGCGTGGCCGACCTCAAAGGCAAGCGCGTGGCCTACAACAAAGGCTCCAACGTGCAGTATTTCCTGGTCAAGCTGCTGGAGAAGAACGGCCTGAAATACGGTGACGTGCAATCCATCTTCCTGGCCCCGGCCGACGCGCGGGCCGCGTTTGAACGCGGCGCGATCGATGCCTGGATCATCTGGGACCCCTTCCTCGCCGCCGCCCAAAAGCAGCTGGACGCGCGCCTGCTGGTCGATGCCACCGGCGTGGTGAACAACCGCGCCTACTACTTCACCTCGCGCGACTTCGCCACCAGGAACGCCGACGTGCTGCGCATCGCCATCGAAGAAGTCAACGCCATCGACACCTGGGCCTCCAAAAACAAGGACGCCGCCGCTGCCGAGCTGTCGGCCGTGCTGGGCCTGGACAAATCCATCACCGACCTGTACCTGAGCCGCGCCCGCTTCGGCACCGCGCCCGTCACGCGCGAGATCCTGGCCGAGCAGCAGGCGATTGCCGACACCTTCTTCGACCTCAAGCTCATCCCCAAGAAGCTCAACCTGCTGCATGCCGCGCCGGTGGATCTGCTGTGA
- a CDS encoding sulfonate ABC transporter substrate-binding protein has protein sequence MTHPTIHPERRRALQLLGITAFSWALASRYAHAQSAAVQGPELLRIGYQKSAVNLVILKQQGVLEKRFPGTRISWLEFPAGPQLLEALSVGSLEFGLTGDSPPVFAQAAGKDQLYVGAEPPKPDSSALLVLNDSPLRKLPDLKGRRIAVQKGSSAHYLLVRAVERAGLQWADIQPVYLTPADARAAFERKSVDAWAIWDPFYAATELAIGPRVLATGRDLASSNNSFYLAARPFVQAHPQVLRVLFEELSRADRLAQEARKDAIKLIANFSGLDAGVVSLFIQRRPSSPVGLLSPATVADQQRVADAFFKLGLIPKPVNVADIVWRPAAAQLAAATSKP, from the coding sequence ATGACCCACCCCACCATCCACCCCGAGCGCCGCCGCGCACTGCAACTGCTGGGCATCACCGCGTTCAGCTGGGCGCTGGCCAGCCGCTATGCCCACGCGCAAAGCGCCGCTGTGCAAGGGCCTGAGCTGCTGCGCATCGGCTACCAAAAATCCGCCGTCAACCTCGTGATCCTCAAGCAGCAGGGCGTGCTGGAAAAGCGCTTCCCCGGCACACGGATCAGCTGGCTGGAGTTCCCGGCCGGGCCGCAGCTGCTCGAAGCCCTGTCGGTGGGCAGCCTGGAGTTTGGCCTGACCGGCGACTCGCCGCCCGTGTTCGCACAGGCCGCTGGCAAAGACCAGCTGTACGTCGGCGCCGAGCCGCCCAAGCCCGACAGCTCCGCGCTGCTGGTGCTCAACGATTCGCCCCTGCGCAAGCTGCCCGATCTCAAGGGCCGCCGCATCGCCGTGCAAAAGGGCAGCAGCGCCCACTACCTACTGGTGCGCGCCGTGGAGCGCGCGGGCCTGCAGTGGGCCGACATCCAGCCCGTGTACCTGACCCCGGCCGATGCGCGCGCCGCGTTCGAGCGCAAGAGCGTGGACGCCTGGGCCATCTGGGACCCGTTCTACGCCGCCACCGAGCTGGCCATCGGACCCCGAGTCCTTGCGACTGGCCGTGATCTTGCCAGCAGCAACAACTCCTTCTACCTGGCGGCCCGCCCGTTTGTGCAAGCCCACCCCCAGGTGCTGCGCGTGCTGTTTGAAGAACTCAGCCGCGCCGACCGCCTGGCGCAAGAGGCGCGCAAGGACGCGATCAAGCTCATTGCCAACTTCAGCGGCCTGGACGCGGGCGTGGTGAGCCTGTTCATCCAGCGCCGCCCCTCGTCGCCAGTGGGGCTGCTCTCGCCCGCCACCGTGGCCGACCAGCAGCGCGTGGCCGATGCGTTTTTCAAGCTCGGCCTGATTCCCAAACCCGTGAACGTGGCCGACATCGTGTGGCGGCCAGCGGCTGCGCAACTGGCCGCTGCCACCTCCAAGCCCTGA
- the ssuD gene encoding FMNH2-dependent alkanesulfonate monooxygenase, with product MKIFWFIPTHGDSRYLGTAKGARQLNHDYLKQVAVAADSLGYEGVLIPTGRSCEDPWVVAASLLPVTRNLKFLVAVRPGLHQPALAARMAATFDRLSGGRLLINLVTGGDKAELEGDGVFLDHATRYEQSAEFIRIWREILARSHRGESLDFEGKHLSVKGAKLLFPPVQQPHPPVYFGGSSPAAHDLAAEQVETYLTWGEPPAEVAKKVADVRARAAKHGRTVNFGIRLHVIVRETDEQAWAAAEELISHVTDDTVVRAQAVFARMDSEGQRRMAALHAGGAKRSRKDLEISPNLWAGVGLVRGGAGTALVGDPQTVAARIEEYAALGLDTFVLSGYPHLDEAYRFAELVFPLLPLPLRNQLASRNPLFGNPLGPFGETVANDFVPRASQS from the coding sequence ATGAAAATTTTCTGGTTCATTCCCACCCACGGCGACAGTCGGTATCTCGGCACCGCCAAAGGCGCACGCCAGCTCAACCACGACTACTTGAAGCAGGTCGCAGTGGCGGCCGACAGCCTGGGCTACGAAGGCGTGCTCATCCCCACCGGCCGCTCTTGCGAAGACCCGTGGGTGGTGGCGGCCAGCCTGTTGCCCGTCACGCGCAACCTCAAGTTTTTGGTCGCAGTGCGCCCCGGCCTGCACCAGCCAGCGCTGGCTGCGCGCATGGCGGCCACGTTTGACCGGCTCTCGGGAGGGCGCCTGCTCATCAACCTGGTCACAGGCGGCGACAAGGCCGAGCTGGAGGGCGACGGCGTGTTCCTGGACCACGCCACGCGCTACGAACAGTCGGCCGAGTTCATCCGCATCTGGCGCGAGATTCTGGCGCGCAGCCACCGGGGCGAGAGTCTGGACTTTGAAGGCAAGCACCTGTCGGTGAAGGGCGCCAAGCTGCTTTTCCCCCCGGTGCAGCAGCCCCACCCGCCGGTGTACTTTGGCGGCTCGTCGCCCGCCGCGCACGACCTGGCGGCCGAGCAGGTCGAGACCTACCTGACCTGGGGCGAGCCACCGGCTGAAGTCGCCAAGAAAGTGGCAGACGTGCGCGCCCGCGCCGCCAAACACGGCCGCACCGTCAACTTCGGCATCCGCCTGCACGTCATCGTGCGCGAGACCGATGAGCAGGCCTGGGCCGCTGCCGAAGAACTCATCAGCCATGTCACCGACGACACCGTGGTGCGCGCCCAGGCCGTGTTTGCACGCATGGACTCCGAAGGCCAGCGCCGCATGGCCGCCTTGCACGCTGGTGGTGCCAAGCGCAGCCGCAAGGACCTGGAAATCAGCCCCAATCTGTGGGCCGGCGTGGGCCTGGTGCGTGGTGGCGCGGGCACGGCCCTGGTAGGCGACCCGCAGACAGTGGCTGCGCGCATCGAGGAATACGCCGCGCTGGGGCTGGACACCTTCGTGCTGTCGGGCTACCCGCACCTGGACGAGGCGTATCGGTTTGCCGAGCTGGTGTTCCCGCTGCTGCCCCTGCCGCTGCGCAACCAACTGGCCAGCCGCAACCCCTTGTTTGGCAACCCACTGGGCCCGTTTGGCGAAACCGTGGCCAACGACTTTGTGCCGCGCGCGTCGCAAAGCTGA
- the ssuC gene encoding aliphatic sulfonate ABC transporter permease SsuC has protein sequence MTHTARELQVSPVADSVDLPIEGPLLPAPVARFLANVAQRLLPWAVPIGLIALWQIASSQGWLSTRVLPAPLEVVKAAWTLAASGELWTHVQVSAGRALAGLAVGGGLGLALGLLTGSVKLFETLLDSTIQMVRNIPALALIPLVILWFGIDESAKLFLISVSVFFPIYLNTFHGIRNVDPGLIEMGRTYGLGRWQLYRQIILPGALSSILVGLRFSLGLMWVILIVAETISAQAGIGYLTMNAREFLQTDIVLVGILLYALLGKLADVFAKGLERYWLRWHPGYQA, from the coding sequence ATGACACACACCGCAAGAGAACTGCAGGTATCCCCGGTGGCCGACTCCGTGGACCTGCCCATCGAAGGGCCGTTGTTGCCCGCACCCGTCGCCCGCTTTCTCGCCAACGTCGCACAGCGCCTGTTGCCCTGGGCTGTGCCCATCGGCCTCATCGCGCTGTGGCAGATCGCATCGTCGCAAGGCTGGTTGTCTACCCGTGTGCTGCCCGCACCGCTGGAGGTCGTCAAGGCCGCGTGGACGCTGGCCGCTTCGGGCGAGCTGTGGACCCACGTCCAGGTCAGCGCGGGCCGCGCGCTGGCCGGGCTGGCCGTTGGCGGCGGCCTGGGACTGGCGCTGGGCCTGCTCACCGGCTCAGTCAAGCTGTTCGAGACGCTGCTGGACTCCACCATCCAGATGGTGCGCAACATCCCTGCGTTGGCGCTGATCCCGCTGGTGATCCTGTGGTTCGGCATCGACGAATCGGCCAAGCTGTTCCTCATCAGCGTGTCGGTGTTCTTCCCCATCTACCTCAACACCTTTCACGGCATCCGCAATGTGGACCCGGGGCTGATCGAGATGGGCCGCACCTACGGCCTGGGCCGCTGGCAGCTCTACCGGCAAATCATCCTGCCCGGTGCGCTCTCCAGCATCCTGGTGGGGCTGCGGTTTTCGCTCGGTTTGATGTGGGTGATCCTGATCGTGGCCGAAACCATCTCGGCGCAGGCGGGAATCGGCTACCTCACGATGAATGCACGCGAGTTTCTGCAGACCGACATCGTGCTGGTGGGCATCCTGCTGTATGCGCTGCTGGGCAAGCTGGCCGACGTGTTTGCCAAGGGCCTCGAACGCTACTGGCTGAGATGGCACCCGGGCTATCAGGCGTGA
- a CDS encoding ATP-binding cassette domain-containing protein has product MTKNSSSPQPQGVRLEVRGVDKRYGARSVLLKADLVIEPGEFVAIVGRSGCGKSTLLRLVAGLESVSGGTIRIDGDSVSGLSDSTRIMFQDSRLLPWKRVQDNVALGLPPAQRGAAADVLARVGLGDRLTEWPARLSGGQRQRVALARALVHNPRLLLLDEPLGALDALTRIEMHRLIEGLWRSSGFTALLVTHDVQEAVALADRVILIEDGQIALDQRIDLPRPRSHGDPAFAAIEKRILDRVLQKPAGESAHEVSWPGVPAHGLRWAV; this is encoded by the coding sequence TTGACTAAAAATTCATCATCTCCACAACCCCAAGGCGTGCGCCTGGAAGTGCGTGGCGTGGACAAGCGCTACGGCGCGCGCAGCGTGCTCCTCAAGGCCGATCTGGTCATCGAGCCCGGCGAGTTCGTCGCCATCGTGGGCCGCAGCGGGTGCGGCAAGAGCACGCTGCTGCGCCTGGTGGCGGGGCTGGAATCGGTCTCGGGTGGCACCATCCGCATCGACGGCGACAGCGTGAGTGGCCTCAGCGACAGCACACGCATCATGTTCCAGGACTCGCGCCTGCTGCCCTGGAAGCGCGTGCAGGACAACGTGGCCCTGGGCCTACCGCCTGCACAGCGTGGCGCAGCCGCCGACGTGCTGGCCCGCGTGGGCCTGGGTGATCGGTTGACCGAGTGGCCCGCGCGCCTGTCCGGCGGTCAGCGCCAACGCGTGGCCCTGGCGCGTGCCCTGGTGCACAACCCGCGCTTGCTGCTGCTCGATGAACCATTGGGCGCGCTGGATGCGCTCACCCGCATAGAGATGCACCGCCTCATCGAAGGCCTGTGGCGCAGCAGCGGCTTTACCGCGCTGCTGGTCACCCACGACGTGCAAGAGGCCGTGGCCCTGGCCGACCGCGTGATCCTGATCGAAGACGGCCAGATCGCGCTGGACCAGCGCATCGACCTGCCACGCCCCCGCTCGCACGGCGACCCCGCGTTTGCCGCCATCGAAAAACGCATCCTCGACCGGGTGCTGCAAAAGCCCGCAGGGGAGTCTGCGCACGAGGTGTCTTGGCCCGGCGTGCCTGCGCACGGCCTGCGCTGGGCGGTCTGA
- a CDS encoding molybdopterin-binding protein: MSIQAINVRNQFKGKVREIIRGDVVSEVDVETPWGVVTSVITTRSVDDLGLIVGSDVVALVKSTEVSIAKL, from the coding sequence ATGTCCATCCAAGCCATCAACGTACGCAACCAGTTCAAGGGCAAAGTGCGCGAAATCATTCGCGGCGATGTCGTCTCCGAGGTCGATGTCGAAACGCCCTGGGGCGTCGTCACCTCCGTCATCACCACCCGCTCGGTGGACGACCTGGGCCTCATCGTCGGCTCCGACGTGGTGGCGCTGGTCAAGTCCACGGAGGTGTCGATTGCGAAGCTGTGA
- a CDS encoding GreA/GreB family elongation factor — translation MHAAAVVDVVVHGERTLTDLDYSRLTKLVGNRLPPVLDDLLANADITSSRTVRGDVVTMYSRVELVDVHTHRRQVLTLCYPQDAEPAAGFISVLSPVGISLLGLRAGDVARWHTPHGEECAAVVESIQFQPEATGDYLT, via the coding sequence ATGCATGCAGCAGCAGTTGTTGATGTTGTGGTTCACGGCGAGCGCACGCTCACCGATCTGGATTATTCGCGCCTGACCAAGCTGGTGGGCAACCGGCTTCCCCCCGTGCTGGATGACCTGCTGGCCAATGCAGACATCACCAGCTCGCGCACCGTGCGGGGTGACGTGGTCACGATGTATTCGCGTGTTGAGCTGGTAGACGTACACACCCACAGGCGCCAGGTGCTGACCCTGTGCTACCCGCAAGACGCTGAACCTGCCGCTGGCTTCATCTCGGTGCTGTCGCCCGTCGGCATCAGCCTGCTGGGGTTGCGGGCGGGGGATGTGGCCAGGTGGCACACGCCCCACGGGGAAGAGTGCGCGGCCGTGGTCGAGAGCATTCAGTTCCAGCCCGAGGCCACGGGCGACTACCTCACGTAG
- a CDS encoding universal stress protein, which translates to MTLRSILAVTDFSLQGGHAIARAALLCAEHRATLKLVHLAHPDEAPPPDAAVRLAHHALQLRQRHHIPVQAATRMDLTAADVAREAAHADLVVWGTTPERGLGAWFRAHPAVRMLRACQRPVLVVRKLAAQPYQSLLVAVDFSQVSQRLVELGYALQPSARIELFHAIDTTNEGKLRHAEVSERAIRAYREECQRFAQDRMFTLADSYDARRNRLSSTIGRGDPARQVVVQQQHTAADLIVVGKHPASVLSDLVFESVAQRILRDARTDVLVVPHGFQPATRAAAAERLATDLPVRRVKAGPPRLPRYPNPAALGRP; encoded by the coding sequence ATGACCCTTCGCTCCATCCTCGCCGTTACCGATTTCTCCTTGCAAGGAGGCCACGCCATCGCGCGCGCTGCGCTGCTGTGCGCCGAGCACCGCGCGACGTTGAAACTTGTTCACCTGGCCCACCCTGACGAGGCGCCCCCGCCCGACGCGGCCGTGCGCCTGGCGCACCACGCGCTGCAGCTCAGGCAGCGCCACCACATCCCGGTGCAAGCGGCAACCCGCATGGACCTCACTGCGGCAGACGTGGCGCGCGAGGCGGCACATGCCGACCTCGTGGTGTGGGGCACCACCCCCGAGCGTGGGCTGGGTGCCTGGTTTCGCGCCCATCCCGCCGTGCGCATGCTGCGGGCGTGCCAGCGGCCGGTGCTGGTGGTGCGCAAACTGGCTGCCCAGCCGTACCAGAGCCTTCTGGTGGCGGTGGATTTTTCGCAGGTGTCGCAACGTCTGGTGGAGCTCGGTTATGCCCTGCAACCGTCTGCGCGCATCGAGCTGTTTCACGCCATTGATACGACCAACGAGGGCAAGTTGCGCCATGCCGAAGTGTCCGAGCGCGCCATCCGCGCGTACCGCGAAGAGTGTCAGCGGTTTGCGCAAGACAGGATGTTCACGCTCGCCGATTCGTATGACGCGCGCCGCAACCGCCTTTCATCCACCATCGGCCGGGGCGACCCTGCCCGGCAGGTGGTGGTGCAGCAGCAGCACACGGCGGCCGACCTGATCGTGGTAGGCAAGCACCCGGCCTCCGTGCTGTCGGATCTGGTTTTTGAGAGCGTGGCCCAGCGCATCCTGCGTGACGCGCGCACCGATGTACTGGTGGTGCCGCACGGGTTTCAGCCCGCCACGCGCGCGGCGGCCGCAGAGCGCCTGGCCACAGACCTGCCCGTGCGCCGCGTGAAGGCGGGCCCACCGCGGCTGCCACGCTACCCCAACCCGGCCGCGCTCGGACGCCCGTGA
- a CDS encoding serine hydrolase, which produces MQTTLRASEKDKTPLRSVAAIALLFLWASQAMAAPAEDTHVPSAQWQRIASPEAVGWSSAKLALARKHSESLDTSAVMLVLNGQVLDEWGRTDERFNIHSIRKSILSSLMGAAVASGQVRLDATLAELGVDDNEPALTPSEKQATVADLLKSRSGIYHPALYETAAMAAKRPARGSHAPGSFWYYNNWDFNALNTIYEARTKTSIYTAFAHQLAQPLQMQDWRAQDGSHHTGKDSVHAAYPMRMSARDLARFGLLYLRGGQWTGKQVVPANWVRQSLEPHSDTGVDGGYGYMWWVSVDGRHLPSIKVPASTFSAQGYGGHMVVVVPAYDLVVVHRVNTDFSSNVVSDAQFARLLELILGARMAQ; this is translated from the coding sequence ATGCAGACGACCCTGCGAGCAAGCGAGAAAGACAAAACGCCATTGCGCTCGGTTGCCGCCATCGCCCTTCTGTTCCTGTGGGCCAGCCAGGCCATGGCGGCTCCAGCGGAGGACACCCACGTACCTTCAGCGCAATGGCAGCGCATCGCGTCACCAGAAGCCGTGGGCTGGTCCAGCGCAAAGCTGGCGCTGGCGCGCAAGCACTCCGAAAGTCTCGACACTTCAGCCGTCATGCTGGTGCTCAACGGCCAGGTACTGGATGAGTGGGGCCGTACCGACGAGCGCTTCAACATCCACTCCATCCGCAAAAGCATTCTGAGCAGCCTGATGGGCGCTGCGGTGGCCAGTGGTCAGGTGCGGCTGGATGCCACGCTGGCCGAACTGGGTGTGGACGACAACGAGCCGGCACTGACCCCCTCTGAAAAACAGGCCACGGTGGCAGACCTGCTCAAGTCCCGCTCGGGCATCTACCACCCCGCCCTGTACGAAACGGCAGCAATGGCAGCAAAACGGCCTGCGCGCGGCAGCCACGCGCCGGGTTCGTTCTGGTACTACAACAACTGGGACTTCAACGCGCTGAACACCATTTACGAAGCGCGTACGAAGACCAGCATCTACACCGCATTTGCCCACCAGCTGGCACAGCCGCTGCAGATGCAGGACTGGCGCGCGCAGGACGGCAGCCACCACACCGGCAAGGACTCCGTGCACGCCGCGTACCCCATGCGCATGTCGGCACGCGACCTGGCCCGCTTCGGGCTGCTGTACCTGCGAGGTGGGCAATGGACTGGCAAGCAGGTGGTGCCCGCCAACTGGGTGCGCCAGAGCCTTGAGCCCCATTCAGACACCGGGGTGGACGGAGGCTACGGGTACATGTGGTGGGTGTCGGTGGACGGGCGCCACCTGCCCTCCATCAAGGTGCCCGCAAGCACCTTCTCGGCGCAGGGGTACGGCGGGCACATGGTGGTGGTGGTGCCGGCATACGACCTGGTGGTGGTGCACCGGGTGAATACCGACTTCTCCAGCAACGTGGTGAGCGATGCGCAGTTCGCCAGGCTGCTGGAGCTGATTCTCGGCGCGCGCATGGCGCAATAG
- the ligD gene encoding DNA ligase D, which yields MADTTDALAPYKKKRNFSVTPEPAEGGTPGVEALQYVIQKHWASRLHYDLRLEIDGTMKSWAVPKGPSLDPADKRMAVQVEDHPISYNSFEGQIPPKQYGAGRVIIWDRGYWQPVGDAAEGYRAGKLKFVLHGHKLQGHWTLVRMHGRGDERQPPWLLIKERDGLERPAAEFSVVDEMPDSVTDLAPLLPPSPPGNAQPAAPHAPAQPARSGHAERNGRVGRAERKAPHAALPDALSPQLASLVEGPPADTSDWIWELKFDGYRLMARVEAGKAQLFTRNGNDWTAKMPRLAEAVASLPLESGWIDGEVLMPDAHGIPDFQALQNAFDGEATEALVLYVFDLPFANGQDLRSLPLVERRARLEAIANAATTDRVRFSEAFEALPSDLIASACQLGFEGVMGKRRNSAYLSRRSNDWIKLKCSHRQEFVIGGYTDPQGSRTGLGSLLLGVHDADGSLRYTGNVGTGFSQKQLAALHAQLQKLKASRSPFAHPEAIDKNPHWVKPQLIAEVSFAEWTQEGRIRHAVFKGLRSDKPPRDIRQEKPQPMRKKTSSATASSATHAAQSANSDAPAKSSSAPVGSVRVSSADRVIDPTTGLTKMDLVRYYATVAPLLMPHLKARPTSLVRAPEGVEGELFFQKHWDVGRVKGVQGIRELAQALYPAHPPLLEVASPEGLLSAAQMNTVEFHTWNARKDKIDRPDRLTFDLDPGEGVPWEHVQEAATLVRLMLTELGLPAFLKTSGGKGLHIVVPIKRLHDWDTVKGFSHEVVQHLARTIPQRFVAKSGPKNRVGKIFADYLRNGLGATTATAWTARARPGMGVSVPVAWDELTKITSGAHWTVPSVGRRLRTGNGPWHGYDQAAVSLTAAIKALGRAGWTE from the coding sequence ATGGCCGACACCACCGACGCGCTCGCCCCGTATAAAAAGAAGCGCAACTTCAGTGTGACGCCCGAGCCAGCCGAGGGCGGCACGCCCGGTGTGGAGGCGCTGCAATACGTCATCCAGAAACACTGGGCCAGCCGCCTGCACTACGACCTGCGACTGGAGATCGATGGAACCATGAAGAGCTGGGCGGTGCCCAAGGGCCCCAGCTTGGACCCGGCCGACAAACGCATGGCGGTGCAGGTGGAAGACCACCCCATTTCGTACAACAGCTTTGAGGGACAGATACCGCCCAAGCAATACGGCGCAGGGCGCGTGATCATCTGGGACCGCGGCTACTGGCAACCCGTGGGTGACGCGGCCGAGGGCTACCGGGCGGGCAAGCTCAAGTTCGTTCTGCACGGGCACAAGCTGCAGGGGCACTGGACCCTGGTGCGCATGCACGGCCGTGGCGACGAGCGCCAGCCGCCCTGGCTGCTCATCAAGGAACGCGACGGGCTGGAGCGCCCGGCTGCGGAGTTCAGTGTGGTGGACGAGATGCCCGACAGCGTCACTGACCTTGCGCCACTGTTGCCCCCCTCCCCGCCCGGGAACGCACAGCCCGCAGCTCCGCACGCGCCAGCCCAACCGGCCCGCTCCGGGCATGCAGAGCGCAACGGACGTGTCGGACGTGCCGAGCGCAAGGCACCGCATGCCGCCCTGCCCGATGCGCTCTCTCCCCAGCTGGCCAGCTTGGTAGAAGGCCCGCCTGCGGACACCAGCGACTGGATCTGGGAGCTGAAGTTTGATGGCTACCGCCTGATGGCTCGGGTGGAGGCTGGCAAGGCGCAGCTTTTTACCCGCAATGGCAACGACTGGACCGCGAAAATGCCGCGCCTGGCCGAAGCCGTGGCCAGCCTGCCACTCGAATCCGGCTGGATCGATGGCGAGGTGCTGATGCCTGATGCGCACGGCATTCCGGATTTTCAGGCGCTGCAGAATGCCTTCGATGGCGAGGCGACGGAGGCGCTGGTGTTGTACGTGTTCGACCTGCCGTTCGCCAACGGGCAAGACCTGCGCAGCCTGCCGCTGGTGGAGCGCAGAGCGCGTCTTGAGGCCATTGCCAACGCAGCCACCACCGACCGCGTCCGTTTCAGCGAAGCGTTTGAAGCCTTGCCATCAGACCTGATTGCATCGGCCTGCCAGCTCGGGTTTGAAGGTGTGATGGGAAAGCGCAGGAACAGTGCCTACCTGTCACGCCGCAGCAATGACTGGATCAAGCTCAAATGCAGCCACCGCCAGGAGTTCGTGATCGGCGGGTACACCGACCCTCAGGGCTCCCGCACGGGCCTGGGGTCGCTGCTGCTGGGGGTGCATGACGCAGATGGCAGCCTGCGCTACACGGGCAACGTGGGCACCGGGTTCAGCCAGAAGCAGCTGGCCGCACTGCACGCACAGCTGCAAAAGCTCAAGGCATCCCGTAGCCCGTTTGCCCACCCCGAAGCCATCGACAAAAATCCGCACTGGGTGAAGCCACAGCTGATCGCTGAGGTGTCGTTTGCAGAATGGACGCAGGAGGGGCGCATACGCCACGCCGTGTTCAAGGGCCTGCGCAGCGACAAGCCACCCCGTGACATCCGCCAGGAAAAGCCCCAGCCCATGCGCAAGAAGACTTCTTCGGCGACAGCCTCCAGCGCCACCCATGCTGCGCAATCCGCGAATTCAGACGCGCCCGCCAAATCTTCATCCGCGCCCGTGGGCAGCGTGCGGGTGTCGAGCGCAGACCGCGTGATCGACCCCACCACCGGCCTTACCAAGATGGATCTGGTGCGCTACTACGCCACCGTGGCGCCGCTGTTGATGCCGCACCTGAAAGCCCGTCCCACTTCGCTGGTGCGTGCGCCGGAGGGGGTGGAAGGTGAGCTGTTCTTTCAAAAGCACTGGGATGTGGGGCGCGTGAAGGGCGTCCAGGGCATCAGGGAGCTTGCGCAAGCGCTGTACCCGGCCCACCCGCCGCTGCTGGAGGTGGCCAGCCCCGAGGGGCTGCTGTCGGCAGCGCAGATGAACACGGTGGAGTTTCACACCTGGAACGCCCGCAAGGACAAGATAGACCGCCCCGACCGCCTCACCTTTGACCTGGACCCTGGCGAAGGCGTGCCGTGGGAGCACGTGCAGGAGGCCGCCACCCTGGTGCGCCTGATGCTGACCGAACTGGGCTTGCCCGCCTTCCTGAAGACCAGCGGCGGCAAGGGCCTGCACATCGTCGTGCCCATCAAGCGGCTGCACGACTGGGACACGGTCAAAGGCTTCAGCCACGAGGTCGTTCAGCACCTGGCCCGCACCATCCCCCAACGCTTTGTGGCCAAGAGCGGGCCCAAAAACCGCGTGGGCAAGATCTTTGCCGACTACCTGCGCAACGGCCTGGGTGCCACCACCGCCACCGCCTGGACAGCCCGCGCCCGCCCGGGCATGGGCGTGTCGGTCCCCGTGGCCTGGGACGAGCTCACCAAGATCACCAGCGGCGCGCACTGGACGGTGCCATCCGTGGGACGCCGGCTGCGCACCGGCAACGGCCCCTGGCACGGCTATGACCAGGCGGCGGTGTCGTTGACCGCGGCGATCAAGGCGCTCGGGCGGGCTGGATGGACTGAGTGA